From Nitrospirota bacterium:
TGCGCGTGGAGCACGGCGGGGAGGCCTTCGAGCTCTCCGTTACGCCGGCAACCGACCGGGAGCTCGAGGAGCTGCGGGTACAGAAGCTCGTTAGAGCTCGATAATCTCCACCGCCATGGTCCCGGTCTCAAGCAGGGCCGCGGTGGACTTCCCCTTATGGAGCCTGGCCACCTTGCCGGGGTTTATCACCACGGTCTCTTTCACCTTCCGGACGTCGGGCGTGTGGGTGTGCCCGTAGATGACGGCATCGTAGAGTCCGCTTAAAGCCAGGGCCTCCACCGCGAGGGGCTCATGGACGATGGCGAACTTCTTCTCCCCCGCGGTGAGCATGAGAGGCTGGATGTGGAGGCTGCCGCCTGATTTTTCCTTGAGCAAAATGCGGTCCCCGTCGTTGTTGCCGTAAATCCCCGAGAAGGAGGCCCGCAGGCCGCCGAGAACCTCGAAGGTAAAGGGCGAGACCAGGTCCCCTGCGTGCAGGACGTGGGAGACGCCACGTTGGTTGAAAAGCTCCACCACGCGGGCAATCTGTGCCATGTCGTCATGTGTGTCGGAGATGATGCCTATCATGTAATCCTCCCGGGATATGTCTCGTGGCCTTCATTATAGCCTCGGGGGCG
This genomic window contains:
- a CDS encoding metallophosphoesterase — its product is MIGIISDTHDDMAQIARVVELFNQRGVSHVLHAGDLVSPFTFEVLGGLRASFSGIYGNNDGDRILLKEKSGGSLHIQPLMLTAGEKKFAIVHEPLAVEALALSGLYDAVIYGHTHTPDVRKVKETVVINPGKVARLHKGKSTAALLETGTMAVEIIEL